TGCATCATTTTCAATACGAATTAACAATCCTAACTTGTCACCTAAATAAGTACTTAACCCCTCTTTAGGGAAAGACAAATGAGTATGATTTATACCATTATTACTATCAACCAAACCAGGCATCGAAAGACCTAATGCCAATATTTTATCTTTTGATATACTTAATTCCGATAAACCAAGCTTTACTTTACGAACCAATCCTTGTACATAATCTTCGGTATTTGTTAGTTTACACTCTCTATACTCTTTTCGATAAATAATCTTATTACTGAGATCGAAAATTGCAATTGTAAAAACATATAAATTAATTTCTACTCCAATTACATATTGATAAGATGGATTAACACAATACAAATTCGGACGCCTTCCTCCAATAGATTTACCTATTCCTTTATCGAGTATTGCTCCATAAGCCAATAAATCGTCAACCAAAGAAGCCACTAAAGGCTGACTAATATTCACCGACTTAACCAAGTCGGCAATTGAAACGTCTCCATTATAATAAAGGTGTTGCATTATCCGTCTATACTGTTCTTTTTTTCTTTTCACAGTATTAAGTGCACCTTTTAGTTCTTTCTCATATAAAAATTGTAATTCCACTTATTGTATTTCAATTTATTCGATCTGTTAACGATGCTAAAGTATAAATTATTTTTTAAGATGGTAATACTTTTATAATATTTTTTAGAAGATTTGTATTCTAAGTAAATTATGATCTAAAAAAAACAATCCTTAGGAAGGAAATATTATTTTTGAATACTTATAGTTACAAAACTTAATGAAAGCATAAATAAATACTCTTTATTCTTCTCAGGAAACATCAAAAAAAATGGCAAAAACAAAAATTCGAATTAAAGATATAGCAGAACAAGCTGGAGTTTCGGTAGGAACTGTAGACAGGGTTTTGCACAACAGAGGAGAAGTTGCGATAGAAACAAAAAAGAAAATTCTAGAAATTGCAAAAACAAACAATTATCAGCCGAATCTTATTGCCCGTGCTTTAACATCGAAAAAAACATGTGTTTTTGCCACTCTACTGCCAACTCCTACCCAGGAAGATATTTTTTGGCTAAAACCACTTAACGGCATTAGCGAAGCTGCACTAGAGCTGGAACAATTTCACATTAAAGTGGAAAAACACTTCTTTGCACATTATAACGAAGAAGATTTTGTTAAGCAAACTAAAAATATTCTTAAACTACAACCTGCAGGAGTTGTATTTCCCCCAATATTCAAAAAAGAAAGCCTTGAATTTATTGTAGAATTAGAAAAAAGAGGAATTCCTTATGTATTTCTTGAATCAAGAATTAAAGATTGTAACTATTTAGCTTATGTAGGAAGTGATAGTAAACACGCAGGAAGAGTTGCTGCAAATATAGTTGACTATAGCACACCTAAAAATGGAGATATTTTAATTATAAATTTGGCCAAAAACCTTGAAAATGTTCACCATTTAAAAAAACGTACGCAAGGTTTTCTAGATTACTTTATGGAGCATGGACAAAATGAAGGTCTTAAAATAAACATCGAAATTCCGACATCAAAATCACAAATAATTACAGAGCAAGTAGATCATATATTATCGACACATAAAAATATTAAAGCAATTTTTATAACCGGATCAAAAGTTTATAAAATAGCCGAATATCTAATAAAAAATAATTTAGAAGATATTGTTCTTGTTGGCTTCGACCCTATTGAGCAAAACATAAAATATCTAAATCGGGGAACCATAAAATACCTAATCGGACAACACCCATACC
This genomic interval from uncultured Marinifilum sp. contains the following:
- a CDS encoding LacI family DNA-binding transcriptional regulator — its product is MAKTKIRIKDIAEQAGVSVGTVDRVLHNRGEVAIETKKKILEIAKTNNYQPNLIARALTSKKTCVFATLLPTPTQEDIFWLKPLNGISEAALELEQFHIKVEKHFFAHYNEEDFVKQTKNILKLQPAGVVFPPIFKKESLEFIVELEKRGIPYVFLESRIKDCNYLAYVGSDSKHAGRVAANIVDYSTPKNGDILIINLAKNLENVHHLKKRTQGFLDYFMEHGQNEGLKINIEIPTSKSQIITEQVDHILSTHKNIKAIFITGSKVYKIAEYLIKNNLEDIVLVGFDPIEQNIKYLNRGTIKYLIGQHPYQQGFKAVKKLFEHVMLHNSIKKDEVLPVNIINRESFKLYGL